The DNA sequence ACGCATAACTTGGGAATGAGTTCCTGTTTGACCTTATATATAACTTGAGTCCCACCTCAAACCCGATCCGCTCTTTTTTTCAaccaattcaatattttcttcatttcagtTGGTAGTGACTATTTCTGACGATTGGAATAACGTTTTTATACATATTGTAAGATTGTCTGTTGTCCGTCGGAATTTGTGGCTTCTGACTACAATTAATTTCTGATGTACCCGGATCTCATTTCTACGTATGTATGTACCTCGTTAATTTTCggacttatatatattataagtctACGTGCtttgttatttataagtttCACATATCatacaccataatttttttattttaaaataattaaatttgtttacttatcatctatatatcatatatttaataaaaaaagaattaaaaaaaatggtgtgtggtatgtaaaatatatgaatagaatttttctaagtctatatatattttttgtaaatattattccAACCGTACACCATCCCGCGCGCCCAGATGGGGTCATGCAGATCATAAGCTCAATCGGTTGATGCAACTCATGTCAACACTCCCACTGCAGCGTTAGTCGACACTAGCTGCGAGTGGGACCATATATATCTGATAACGCTGATATTGGTGGAAATAATAATTCTGACTTTTCATGTTTCTCTCTCTAGATCTTCGCATTAAACTCTCTATCTCAAAGTCTATATCATATACATGCGGACTTTATAAGAGTGAAGTTACGCAAGACGCTGTGATACACATCATATATGGGAAAATGCAAAGAAATTACGTTCTGGAATTAATGCGAGAGAGAGGTCGGTACAGCTACGGATATCAGCAGGGATAGGTAGCCGACTACTGCGGCTTTACGCCCAAACAATGAGATGGGTATGCATAagtatttgaattatataaGTCTTAACCAAACCAATGGAATTTCTTTTCCCTTAACGTCACCGCTTACCTGATAAGTGATAATTCTTTCCTGGTAGCTAAACATCAATACTTTAATCATCCTCGAGATGATCTTCAGATCaagacccaaaaaaataaatacacgtcttatatatatatatatatacacacacacacatatgtattTGTTGGGTATGACTTTAAGTCATCAAGGCCGGCCGGTCGTACACGTACACACATGGGCGGACGTATACCTATATATAGAGTAGTACTGCTAATTTGGGTTCACACCCTGCAATACAAATCATGATCTTAAAGCATTTCTGAATCGATATTATTATACTGAGAATTGCAGTTATATTTGTGTTTAGCTTGATAAGAATACTCCGTTAATTTCTGTTAGGGGAAGTAGGAAACTGGTACAATAGGAAGATGATTAGTTGCAACTTGCACCAACTGTTGAGCTAAAATATAGCTATCTAcctttgtacatatatatatatatatattatgccaAGTACTGTTTGAACAAGCTGGTTTCTCATGATCTTGATCTTGGCACTAATTATTAAGGACCAGGTCGTAGCGTGCGAATATCTttaatgtacgtacgtagtgcatgtatcataatatatatgcgTTTTTCCAACCATTTAGCCTGCTAGCTAGGACCGATCGAGAATATAATGATCAGTAGTTGGCCCCTTAATTTAATATATGGTAATCATGCATGTTACTACAGTAGCTAGGCAGCTTAGTTCGGTATTATTAAGGTCTATAGGACAAGATCatccttaattatataaattggtGGGCTGATTTGAGAATCCTGCGCATCATTAATCAATAATTAACAAAGAAATATTactaaagatttttttaagttgtttattAATTGGTTTTATGTTAAGTTATTTGTactcatattttaattacaagAAATTAGGGAATTAATTCCCTTCCAATTTAATTAAGAAGAGGccgattaattaaaattaagacaAATAGTTGTGTTAATGAGACCCAAAGATCATCTAGCAAGAAGCTGATGCATACATGACGATCGATCGAGATATAACAGACAAAATAAAGAGGAGAGACGAGGGGTTTAAAGGCTCCATCGGCTAAGCCCTGCCTCCATCCATTGCGTGAATTGTGAAATTAggaggaaaatgagagagagagagagagagggatcaTTCTACACGCTAGCTATTCATGACATGAGGCAGCTGAAAGGACGGGGCCGGCTGGGATCATTTAAACAGTAAATATCGCTGTACGTACGTGAATTATTTATAGACAAAAGTTTTtaattcttagaaaaaaaaaaaatatggtttgGCATGATTTAGGACACAAGCTATCTAGTAACTAACAGGATTAAATATTAAGTTTGTCTTTATAGTTTGTCTTTATAAAATTGGTCTgccctatatataatataggttgtcttaaaatactcaaattatttccagaactttttaataatctacttaattaattaaaaacgatcaaattgattttctgtaaaaaattcAGTTAGTaaattaatgttaaaaaaaaagggccTACAATATCATCACTAATAAGTAATAACAATTCGACACGTGCCACTTAATTAATTTACAGGTCCTATAATGGGCCATTTGAgtcttttttaaaatcacatatataaaataaaatcatgttcagttaaaaaatagattaaataaTCTAACttcaagaaaaatcaaatgCAAAGATCAAATTGGTATTATAAATAGTAGTCCACCCACGGCCAGTAAGTTATATATAATCCATGCACTGCTATTTACTTATGCTATAGGGAtgctaattaataaataaatgacgTCCATGACTGTACTGGCCGGGGATGATCATGATAAAGacattaatattgttttgttcATCATATCAAAGTAAGCAAAttcacaataattaattaattatatacatatttctTATAAGccaagttattaattaattaggtttatGCTACTCAGTAACGTATGTGGCATCATGAAGTACTTGCAACAGCCAAgataattaagaaataatattatgtatCTAGCTATCTACCTAGCTAGGCCGCATGTTTTAATCCGTTCATATTCGTACGCACCGGGAGATCATCTAgagtttgatttgatttattctgATCACGAGTTCCTCGATCGATTGCTCGCGGCCAGTGACAcccaattatataatataaattaaagcaAAAAAGAAGTCTAAATGCTCACTTGGTGGGGGCAATTTTGATCCTAGCTAGTAATTTAAGcaaattttgaaacaatttcATGGGAATTAGCTGACAAATTTTAACGAgtgattaaaattaattaacctTCCTCGGTTAGCAATGCAAGCTTAACTAACGTAATAAAATGCCAAGAACTTGATGGTCTAATGACAAATGATCcgcttttctaaataaaaaaccagAGCCCGAAAACCCCCACCCTCTtatataagaatataaaaaaactaacatGATAAAAATTACTTCCATCTGTTAGTATTCTATGCTGACTAATTTGAAGAGAGTAATTAAAAAGGCCGGTTAtaatttattaagtatttaaattatttgaaagtcGTTGGATTGATTTATAAGTATTATATCCAATGAGCCTTATCCTCTTaatttcttctttgaatttcattcgtaattgaatagaaaaaaaaaagaaaaaaagaaaagaaagaagacgTTACTAAGCTGCACACGCCACATTAATTTAGGAATTAACGAGCTCACCCcgcccctatatatatatatatatatatatatatatagttgtctTCTAGAATTATGACTTTGGGAAAAATTGcctggttttttatttattaattatatgcaaGCACAGACACTACTACATGATCAATTAGTACAATACgctatattttttactttacataTCGATCACTACCCGAGGTTCCTGATTTTGTCGCTCTTAATTATTCTAATTGGGTGATAATCTCGACAAGACAAAATTTCCttatattctaaataaaattttattttgatcacgatatatatatacgtacctCTTCGATCggattataattataaacatatatataatttttcttaaatatatttaacatttttctattatttatttgatcttGGTGTCGTTGACATAGAATACAacaattaatgtttttttttaaataccacgAGGTAGCCACGCGCGGAGGGTGGTCTATTCTTTGTTCCTTAAGTTCATAACACCTAGCTTTCCTTCATCTATAAGCCAAGCCAGATTCAGTGTGCTGGCTAGATACAAGTTACAACATCGCCACGCCGGCCATATTAATCATGAATAGTTAGGTTTTGCCTTTcatcatatatatctataatgcCATAGCTGATACCAACGGTAGACCTGCATCTGCCAACCACTTATACGTCGTTTGTTCATCCAATTAATGATCatgctatatatttatataacaaataaactaattttCTTCTGCGGATTATTTCTGATAATCATGAAAGCCCAGCAGTAATTACCACATGATCTCGATCTGATAGATATACATACCTCCTCTTGTACGTACGTTGCATCTCGCGTCATGTGTTCTTGGAAATCTTAATTCTAAGCTCTCAGATATTGCATATATACAAGATGCATGTCTATATGTATGTAAGCTCCACTAAATTAACCTACGTACGAACAAATACCCGATGGTTTTATACTATAATTAatgaacaaatatatatgtataataaatatatcatactgatcatgatcatgtgaaAGATCAAAAGAGAGAACTACAGTAGCTAGCGGCCTACCGTATGGGTAAACACATGACAAGCTTAATCATATTACAAAAAACAATCAATCAAGGGTGCTGCCTTCCCAAGCCTTACACACTCCAGATTATTCTCAACGGGTGTCAGGTTGAGATCCAGAAACAAGACTCTCCGACTAGTTGTTTTCTTTACGACGGGTACTacttgtgaagaagaagaagaagaactagcACCCAGATCAGGAACCTGCAGCAGGCTTTGTGGGAGATTGAAAGGAGCTTGGTTTTCGTGATGAGTCAAGGCTGTCCTGTGCCTCCTCATGTGACCCCCCAAAGCCTGCCCTATGGCAAACTCTAGGCCGCAAATAGAGCACTCgtgggttttgggtttggttgGGGATGAGCCATGTGACTGCGACTGATCGAGATTTCCTCCGTCTGCGCCTCCCATCATCAACCTCGGCTTCTTGTGGCTCGCTCGGTGACCGCCTAGCGCTTGGAACGACTGGAATTTCCGGTTACATGTCTTGCACTCAAAGACACGGCTTGGAGAGTCGTCGGAGAAAGCGTTCATTTCTCCCCCGCGAGCGAGTAGCATCAAGCAGTTTGCCATGGTCATGTTATCGATCTCTCTTTCTGCTATGCTTCTCTTCATGTGTGCcaaaaactaattaaacaaACAGAAATCAGGAAATATATACTCAGGCCGGGTGTGAAAAAGGGTAAAGGATACGTCCTTTTGAATGAATAATATGGCTTTGGTGTGAAAGAAGTTTGGCTTTGGTGTGATGAAAATCTGAATGAAACTTGGGCAGTCTGCGGGgttacgatatatatatatatatatatatatatatatatatatatatagggcctGGTTGGAATTCGTATTTTGTTAGTTGCGGACTGTgacttttcttttgtaaagttgACATTTTGGAATGACACCAGTAACCAGCTTGTTAATTACTTGTACAATAAGGTAACACGAGGAGTATGATTGTAAGGGGGGATTTAATTTGggaattaagtaaaatattggGTCCGGAAGGGTTCAGTGTGAAAGTGCCGCCATGGGATCGACCGCGTAACAGCGTAAGCATGACCTCGTGGCTGAGGCAATAAACCAAGAACAAGTCTCCAGTACTGGCAGCAAGAGTACTGACTCGTGGCTAGTCCTTCCCAGAATCTTCTTCAACTTCTAGAACTCGAAGAATCAGATTTCACTTACTTCCTAGTATGAAACAGATCGCACCCTCGTTGTCAGTACTCCTCGAACTTATACTATTCAAAAGCATGCATGACTCTCGATTACATTGAATTTTctgtgagggaaaaaaaaaaaaaatctagaacttCTCGGCTTCATAATTTTCATGTAGATTATTCTGAAGCACatgaaataagagagaaaaaagatacATATAATACACATGATGCGATTTGGATATTTCTATCATAGGCCAAATGTAATTATACGTAGGAATATTATACgaattataagtttttttattttttttgttttaaatattgctTTTACTTTCGGGTTTTTTCCGGTGATTagcttaatttataatttctatatttaattttggaattttttttttctaataattaattcagGATCATGTGAACGAAGATGTTACGCGTTAATTAAACAGGTAGCCTAGCTAGCCAGCTGGATAGTCCAAATTAagcattaataattaatattatatacaatgaaaTAGCTAGCTGCTGATCATCATGTATTTGGAAATTAGTGGAGTGTGAATCACGTCTTCACTGATCTCATTACTGGTAACAGTAAACAGTACGTACGGCTGCCTGCTGCGCACAAATTAAAAGAGATCGATCATGGAATTTTACCTTGTTCGATCATGCATGTTTCTCACACTGCGTGCGTGTCTGCCTGCGCGCCTTGAATATTTTATGGCTTAATCTTATCCCATGACCTTTCTAGCTAGTTGATGATCATCACTTCGTATTAATTATTTGTGGATTGAATACTAGTACTCGCCTCCTCCAGCTGATCTTTGTGGCTTGTGGTGGTGAAAGTActaatacatgcatgtattagATCTTCACGTTTTCACTGCCTatagtatttaatattaatgctagctagctgatgTTGAATTGTGAaaggatttggaaaagttggcGTACCGTGTAAAAAGTTCAAAGTTCCGCGTCTGATCCTGATCATCAGTGGGCAAAACTGTGCGTATCTCACCCAGCTTCTTACGTGGACCATCATTGTCCgccatatatgtatatacttcGCTAAATCCATGGGTGACTGTCGATCGAAGAACTTCTAGCTCTTGCATGGCCTATATCTATATAACATAAGAAATCTTAGCATTATTTTTAGATCCTGAAATTATctcagatgatttgtaaataataataaaaaaataataaatagtttgtgaaaaGATTAATTTACTTATAACCAAACACATATTTAGAGTGCATTTGGACGCTAAGGTAATTTAAgataatatgtaaatagtaataaaaaaataacgaataatagtgaaaaaataataaatataagtagTAAACTGTTTGTAAATACTAGCTAGTTAATAGTAGAGAAGTAATTAATTTGAACTTTGAGATTACAAACAGTTCACtaaccaaacacagccttaatgAATTAATAGTCTGGAAAGTTGAATCCATATTCTTTCAATCCActgaatttatttgttttatatcaattacaaaaatatattaatttccaATATATACTATACcaaagttc is a window from the Juglans regia cultivar Chandler chromosome 7, Walnut 2.0, whole genome shotgun sequence genome containing:
- the LOC108986325 gene encoding zinc finger protein ZAT11-like, whose product is MKRSIAEREIDNMTMANCLMLLARGGEMNAFSDDSPSRVFECKTCNRKFQSFQALGGHRASHKKPRLMMGGADGGNLDQSQSHGSSPTKPKTHECSICGLEFAIGQALGGHMRRHRTALTHHENQAPFNLPQSLLQVPDLGASSSSSSSQVVPVVKKTTSRRVLFLDLNLTPVENNLECVRLGKAAPLIDCFL